Proteins encoded together in one Impatiens glandulifera chromosome 1, dImpGla2.1, whole genome shotgun sequence window:
- the LOC124920111 gene encoding reticulon-like protein B8, giving the protein MPEGITAEGLLDNIMEQFADNVPKQKSVSFFEEDKSDSVSSQFNRLFGRQKTIHNIFGGGKSADVLLWRNKKISVGVLASATAIWILFEWLNYNFLSLVCFGLGLGMLAQFVWSNASGLMSRSQSRVPRLVLPQELFVNIATSVGHEVNKALGFLQDVAVGGNMKLFLGAVSSLWFAAIISSWCNFLTLVYIGFVAAHTFPVIYEKYDDQIDDFVYNALDHLRNNYKKLDTGVRSRIPKGQFKGKKHE; this is encoded by the exons ATGCCTGAGGGAATAACAGCAGAAGGTCTTTTGGACAACATCATGGAACAATTTGCAGATAATGTACCAAAACAGAAATCAGTATCGTTCTTTGAGGAAGACAAATCAGACTCTGTTAGTTCCCAGTTCAATAGATTGTTTGGGCGCCAGAAAACAATTCACAATATCTTTGGGGGTGGAAAAT CTGCTGATGTGCTTTTGTGGAGGAATAAGAAGATTTCTGTAGGTGTGTtggccagtgctacagccatctGGATTCTCTTTGAATGGCTAAACTACAATTTTCTTTCTCTTGTCTGCTTTGGCTTGGGACTTGGCATGCTTGCACAGTTTGTTTGGTCAAATGCTTCTGGATTAATGAGCAG GTCTCAATCTAGGGTTCCTCGACTTGTTCTACCTCAAGAGCTATTTGTCAATATTGCAACATCAGTTGGCCATGAGGTGAACAAGGCTCTCGGGTTTCTTCAGGATGTTGCAGTTGGAGGAAACATGAAACTGTTTCTTGGG GCTGTGTCGAGCTTATGGTTTGCTGCTATTATCAGCAGCTGGTGCAATTTCTTGACACTGGTTTATATTG GGTTTGTTGCGGCACATACGTTTCCAGTAATATATGAGAAGTATGATGATCAGATTGATGACTTTGTGTACAACGCGTTGGACCATCTTCGCAATAACTACAAGAAGCTAGATACTGGTGTTCGTAGCCGTATCCCAAAAGGACAATTCAAGGGGAAGAAGCATGAATGA